One Saccharomyces eubayanus strain FM1318 chromosome VIII, whole genome shotgun sequence genomic window carries:
- the NUP1 gene encoding FG-nucleoporin NUP1 → MTASTSSVMSSPREGKRSFSSTIKSFFLNSNKKRLSNKKLFTSDIPYANHLDDSDPETTLHVRKRKRMAGTSQHNERVINDNSNVPIIIYGAEGTERPPVLPILPIQRLRLLREKQKLRNMRDLRLLQAFRSPSVSSSMFVDPQNEAGDKESYIRTSTTPSPIKKTVFTEQIPGEGVDNTGIKLPLLKSLKNKASREKFQSQSKGTVWSANFEYDLSEYDTMQKQQNSKNVITTTADENKIDTSNNDNKNNDVNGDLAGGPTSASNFEDLRSDINSSRLSNSQKNLLLNGSTSTVTKHAAVPKDFAVTIKPLDTPTLKKIAETKKDKESIVLPTIGFDFIKDNETPSKKTSPVANVSTDTVINANLSDIHKPTNMSEIPKLSFNTGQKTNEPKKTEQSASSSTLFNFGGKSDASSIKKPFSFGKASEREEMPMKPQAPAFSFSKPAALSDVAPKSTAAAFSFGKHEKNDEQDGDDSNDDNEPRRKRRAQTNESVNAGSLFSLDNQGEANKGEPKIGTSEKPSFTFGSSNKQVESGPSFAFGKKPDENGQTKSPIAFTFGKPVVAKEPEVKSSETLASVSGKPSFTFGQSTSENEASGAHGKSAFSFGKSATEPKSGXTSNSAPKPLFTFGSKPADIQTLPDNTTSKPTLSFSKPVQEDSSTALDSKMPSFAFGASSNPSQQKSSFSFGKPEAVKEPTDSKSSFAFTKPSFEKTETKGAPSFTFGAPATNPITENSTKPSFSFGAPKPTEPSAVVIAGSTNKTSGGFSFSKFDDKKENSATATPLFKRSASTTPVSALGKPIGTNNNISSKSAFSFGTANTEATNAAPTSTPFSFNGPTTDNITSNTISSISGTNIVGGFNLGKRAQSSAANSDASGESSRFSLARPGTTVNSITSDQPSFNFGSNSTAGPNPFTSAAPSNNTGLFNKPVSTGAQSTNAPSSFNFTGNNPASGSVFNMNNNTGATTMFGGSSTNLSQQSQNTSFNANNSFTPSTVPNIHFGGFDGGNSNSATGALKPSDIFGGNSASGSNVNGINPSSVFGGSDGAPSFGQPQAAPNQMGMNTGMNMGMNLAGNGGMTNRKIARMRHTKR, encoded by the coding sequence ATGACTGCGAGCACTTCTTCCGTCATGTCTTCTCCACGCGAAGGAAAGagatctttttcttccactATCAAatcattctttttgaattcgaATAAAAAACGGCTATCGAATAAGAAGCTTTTCACTTCAGACATCCCATACGCGAATCATCTTGATGATTCGGATCCAGAGACTACATTACATGttagaaagagaaagaggaTGGCCGGTACATCACAACACAATGAGCGCGTTATTAATGACAATAGTAATGTACCAATTATAATATACGGAGCTGAAGGAACAGAGAGACCGCCCGTTCTACCCATCTTGCCCATACAAAGGTTGAGGTTGTTAAGGGAAAAGCAGAAGCTTAGGAATATGCGTGATCTTAGATTATTACAAGCCTTTAGATCTCCTTCcgtttcatcttcaatgtTCGTAGATCCTCAGAATGAAGCGGGTGACAAAGAGTCATACATACGTACATCCACTACGCCTTCTCCGATCAAGAAGACGGTTTTCACAGAACAAATTCCCGGAGAAGGCGTTGACAATACAGGCATTAAACTGCCTCTGCtaaaatctttgaagaacaaggcTAGTAGAGAGAAGTTTCAAAGCCAATCGAAGGGGACTGTATGGTCAGCTAACTTTGAATATGATTTATCAGAATATGACACTATGCAAAAACAACAGAATAGCAAAAATGTTATTACTACCACTGCTGATGAGAATAAAATTGACACGAGTAACAATGATAACAAGAACAATGATGTGAATGGCGATTTGGCGGGAGGTCCCACATCAGCAAGTAATTTTGAAGACCTAAGATCAGATATCAACTCTAGTAGGCTGTCAAActctcaaaaaaatttacttTTGAATGGTTCTACTTCTACAGTTACAAAACATGCCGCAGTGCCGAAGGATTTTGCTGTTACTATAAAGCCACTAGATACGCCTAcactaaagaaaattgcCGAAACCAAAAAGGACAAAGAAAGCATTGTCTTGCCTACTATTGGATTCGACTTTATCAAAGACAATGAAACTCCCTCGAAGAAAACCTCCCCTGTAGCAAACGTTTCTACAGACACAGTCATCAATGCAAATCTATCCGACATCCATAAACCAACCAATATGTCAGAGATCCCCAAGCTATCATTCAATACCGGACAGAAGACCAATGAACCTAAAAAAACTGAACAATCTGCCTCTTCCTCCACTTTATTCAACTTTGGTGGCAAATCAGATGCTTCTTCAATTAAAAAACCTTTCTCATTCGGAAAAGCCTCTGAGAGAGAAGAGATGCCTATGAAACCACAGGCGCctgcattttctttctcaaaaCCAGCAGCTCTCTCAGACGTCGCTCCAAAATCAACTGCTGCggcattttcttttggtaaacatgaaaaaaatgatgaacaAGATGGCGATGATAgtaatgatgataatgaacccagaagaaaaagacgTGCTCAAACTAATGAATCCGTGAACGCTGGTTCATTGTTTAGTCTTGATAACCAAGGAGAAGCTAACAAAGGGGAGCCGAAAATCGGTACGTCCGAAAAACCAAGCTTCACTTTTGGTTCAAGCAATAAGCAAGTGGAAAGCGGACCGTCATTTGCATTCGGTAAAAAGCCCGATGAAAATGGCCAGACTAAATCCCCCATTGCATTTACATTTGGCAAACCAGTGGTCGCCAAAGAACCGGAAGTGAAATCATCAGAAACGCTCGCTTCTGTTTCTGGGAAACCTAGTTTTACATTTGGTCAATCCACAAGTGAAAATGAAGCTTCTGGAGCACATGGCAAGTCAGCATTTTCTTTCGGCAAGTCAGCAACGGAACCGAAAAGTGGTYCAACTTCGAATTCAGCACCCAAGCCATTATTTACATTTGGCAGCAAGCCTGCTGACATCCAAACATTACCAGATAACACCACATCGAAACCCAcactttccttttctaagCCTGTCCAAGAAGACTCATCCACCGCCCTAGATTCCAAAATGCCCTCGTTCGCTTTTGGAGCATCTTCGAACCCCTCACAACAAAAGTCATCGTTCTCATTTGGCAAGCCAGAAGCGGTAAAAGAACCAACGGATTCGAAATCTTCATTTGCTTTTACCAaaccttcttttgaaaagactgAGACTAAGGGTGCACCCTCTTTTACATTCGGTGCGCCAGCAACGAATCCCATCACAGAAAATAGTACAAAGCCATCTTTCAGCTTTGGAGCTCCCAAGCCGACTGAGCCCTCTGCAGTTGTGATAGCAGGAAGTACTAACAAGACATCCGGtggattttccttttcaaaatttgatgacaagaaggaaaattcAGCAACTGCAACTCCTTTATTCAAACGGTCAGCTTCCACAACACCAGTTTCCGCTTTGGGTAAGCCAATTGGTACTAATAACAATATATCATCTAAATCTGCATTTTCATTCGGCACTGCCAATACCGAAGCTACCAACGCCGCCCCAACTTCCACACCATTCTCTTTTAATGGTCCAACTACCGACAACATCACAAGCAATACGATCAGCAGTATCTCAGGTACTAACATAGTAGGTGGATTTAATTTAGGGAAACGAGCTCAAAGTAGCGCTGCTAATAGTGATGCCAGTGGTGAAAGCTCAAGATTTAGTTTGGCTAGACCAGGAACCACTGTAAATAGCATAACTTCAGATCAGCcctcttttaattttggtAGCAATAGTACGGCAGGCCCTAACCCTTTCACATCGGCCGCTCCATCGAATAACACTGGTCTCTTTAATAAACCGGTTTCTACGGGTGCACAAAGTACCAATGCGCCTTCCAGTTTCAACTTTACTGGAAATAATCCCGCGTCAGGTTCTGTATTCAATATGAACAACAATACTGGTGCTACTACCATGTTTGGCGGATCTAGTACTAACTTATCGCAGCAATCGCAGAACACATCCTTCAACGCAAATAATTCATTCACACCGTCAACAGTTCCAAATATCCATTTTGGCGGATTTGATGGTGGTAACAGTAATAGTGCCACGGGTGCTTTGAAGCCAAGTGATATATTTGGTGGGAATTCTGCATCTGGTTCTAATGTAAACGGAATTAACCCATCATCTGTTTTCGGAGGCTCAGATGGAGCACCTTCCTTTGGACAGCCACAAGCGGCTCCAAATCAAATGGGCATGAATACCGGCATGAACATGGGCATGAACCTTGCTGGCAATGGTGGTATGACAAACAGGAAAATTGCAAGAATGAGGCATACGAAGAGATAA
- the KTR1 gene encoding alpha-1,2-mannosyltransferase KTR1 produces the protein MAKIMIPASKQPLYKKLALLLVAVFTVYVFFHGAQYGIGSSPTPKYSNVVSSDTGFKYSRVETPKYTGAREKATFVTLVRNRDLYSLAESIKSVEDRFNSKFNYDWVFLNDEEFTEEFKNVTTALVSGTTKYGVIPHEHWSFPDWIDESKAAQVRKEMGEKRIIYGDSISYRHMCRFESGFFYRHPLMNDYDWYWRVEPDIKLQCDINYDVFKFMRENNKKYAFAISIKEYEATIPTLWETTREFMKLNPGLLHENNMLDFVSDDEGLSYNLCHFWSNFEIASLDLWRSPEYSAYFDYLDKAGGFFYERWGDAPVHSIGASLFLDRSEIHHFGDIGYYHVPFYSCPIDTGIRLANKCSCDPQTDFTWHSYSCTNKFYTVNKLQKPAGWQNHIG, from the coding sequence ATGGCGAAAATTATGATCCCTGCTAGCAAGCAGCCTTTGTACAAGAAGcttgctcttcttttggTCGCTGTGTTTACTGTCTATGTGTTTTTCCATGGCGCCCAATACGGCATTGGCTCTTCACCAACACCCAAGTACAGTAACGTTGTATCATCGGACACGGGTTTCAAATACTCAAGAGTAGAAACACCTAAATATACAGGTGCTCGTGAAAAAGCAACTTTTGTCACTCTGGTGCGTAATAGAGACCTTTATTCGTTGGCCGAATCCATCAAATCTGTTGAGGATAGGTTCAACTCCAAATTCAATTACGATTGggtatttttgaatgacGAAGAGTTCACtgaagaattcaagaatGTTACCACTGCTTTAGTTAGTGGTACAACTAAATATGGTGTTATCCCACATGAACATTGGTCTTTTCCAGATTGGATTGATGAATCAAAAGCCGCTCAAGTTAGAAAGGAAATgggagaaaaaagaattatcTACGGTGATTCTATCTCTTACAGACACATGTGTCGTTTTGAATCTGGGTTCTTTTACAGACACCCTTTGATGAATGATTATGATTGGTATTGGCGTGTGGAACCTGATATCAAGTTGCAGTGTGATATCAATTACgatgttttcaaattcatgAGGGAAAATAACAAGAAGTACGCCTTTGCCATTTCCATCAAGGAGTATGAAGCAACTATCCCCACTCTATGGGAAACAACTCGCGAGTTTATGAAATTAAATCCAGGGCTTCTACATGAAAACAATATGTTAGACTTTGTCAGCGACGATGAGGGTCTTTCTTATAATTTGTGTCACTTTTGGTCTAATTTTGAGATCGCCTCATTGGATTTATGGAGGTCACCAGAATATTCCGCATACTTTGATTATTTGGATAAAGCAGGCGGATTTTTCTATGAAAGATGGGGCGATGCTCCAGTGCATTCTATCGGTGCTTCATTGTTCTTAGATCGGTCTGAAATCCACCATTTTGGTGATATTGGTTATTACCATGTGCCATTCTACTCTTGTCCAATTGACACCGGTATCAGGTTGGCCAACAAATGTAGTTGTGATCCACAAACCGATTTCACATGGCACAGTTACTCATGTACAAATAAGTTTTACACCGTGAACAAGCTGCAAAAACCTGCAGGCTGGCAAAACCATATTGGTTAG